One stretch of Xanthomonas sp. DAR 35659 DNA includes these proteins:
- a CDS encoding HAMP domain-containing methyl-accepting chemotaxis protein: MKIATRIGLGFGLVLLLMLGMGGFAMLQMSRINASSTEIAGNWLPSVRSIQEMNAGFTQLRLYELQHVITEKPAEMQDYDARMQRTVDDFAKTRQTYAKLISSPEERALYEEFSAKFDRYMALHTRVLDLSRTLKTQEALALLNGEQREIYRGTADTLGKLVDLNVKGGDAASAAADTLYASSRTLIVVAIAIALLLGVAVSVYIVRILGRLLGGEPAYVAEIANKVAQGDLALDVRVRGDDSGSALFAMRSMVERLKLVIDGQRRVVQAANRGDFSERVALDGLAGFQREMGQGLNEMVGTTGDSIQDVVRVMGAMADGDLTQSIDKPYDGAYAEMKNYVNDTIARLSQVVSEVNGNAEALASASEEVSATAQSLSQAASEQAAGVEETSASIEQMTASIAQNTENAKVTDGMASKASTQALDGGESVRATVHAMKQIAQKISIIDDIAYQTNLLALNAAIEAARAGEHGKGFAVVAAEVRKLAERSQVAAQEIGDVASSSVELAENAGKLLEQMVPSIKRTSDLVQEITAASEEQASGVSQINAAVGQLNQTTQQAASNSEELAATAEEMSGQAEQLQQLMSFFKLAGAAPVRRSAAASARKPQPPRAAARKPQARATESRLALAGDALDEAYFETF; the protein is encoded by the coding sequence ATGAAAATCGCCACCCGCATCGGCCTGGGCTTCGGCCTGGTGCTGCTGCTCATGCTCGGCATGGGCGGCTTCGCCATGCTGCAGATGTCCAGGATCAACGCATCGTCCACCGAGATCGCCGGCAACTGGCTGCCCAGCGTGCGCAGCATCCAGGAGATGAACGCCGGCTTCACCCAGCTGCGCCTGTACGAACTGCAGCACGTCATCACCGAAAAGCCGGCCGAGATGCAGGACTACGACGCGCGCATGCAGCGCACGGTCGACGACTTCGCCAAGACCCGGCAGACCTACGCCAAGCTGATCTCCTCGCCCGAGGAGCGTGCGCTGTACGAGGAATTCTCGGCGAAGTTCGACCGCTACATGGCGTTGCACACGCGCGTGCTCGACCTGTCCCGCACGCTCAAGACCCAGGAGGCGCTGGCGTTGCTCAACGGCGAGCAGCGCGAGATCTATCGCGGCACCGCCGACACCCTGGGCAAACTGGTCGACCTCAACGTCAAGGGCGGCGACGCGGCCAGCGCCGCGGCCGACACGCTGTACGCGTCCTCGCGCACGCTGATCGTGGTGGCGATCGCGATCGCGCTGCTGCTCGGCGTGGCGGTCTCGGTATACATCGTGCGCATCCTCGGCCGGCTGCTGGGCGGCGAGCCGGCCTACGTGGCCGAGATCGCCAACAAGGTGGCGCAGGGCGATCTGGCGCTGGACGTGCGGGTGCGTGGCGACGACAGCGGCAGCGCGCTGTTCGCGATGCGCAGCATGGTCGAGCGGCTCAAGCTGGTCATCGACGGCCAGCGCCGCGTGGTGCAGGCCGCCAACCGCGGCGACTTCTCCGAGCGCGTCGCCCTGGACGGCCTGGCCGGCTTCCAGCGCGAGATGGGCCAGGGCCTGAACGAGATGGTCGGCACCACCGGCGACAGCATCCAGGACGTGGTCCGGGTGATGGGCGCGATGGCCGACGGCGACCTGACCCAGAGCATCGACAAGCCCTACGACGGCGCCTATGCCGAGATGAAGAACTACGTCAACGACACCATCGCGCGGCTGTCGCAGGTGGTCAGCGAGGTCAACGGCAACGCCGAGGCCCTGGCCAGCGCCTCGGAGGAAGTCAGCGCCACCGCGCAGTCGCTGAGCCAGGCGGCCAGCGAACAGGCCGCGGGCGTGGAGGAAACCAGCGCCTCGATCGAGCAGATGACCGCCTCGATCGCGCAGAACACCGAGAACGCCAAGGTCACCGACGGCATGGCCAGCAAGGCCTCCACCCAGGCGCTGGACGGCGGCGAGTCGGTGCGCGCCACCGTGCACGCGATGAAGCAGATCGCGCAGAAGATCAGCATCATCGACGACATCGCCTACCAGACCAACCTGCTGGCGCTGAACGCGGCGATCGAGGCGGCGCGCGCGGGCGAGCACGGCAAGGGCTTCGCCGTGGTCGCCGCGGAAGTGCGCAAGCTGGCCGAGCGCAGCCAGGTGGCCGCGCAGGAGATCGGCGACGTCGCCAGCTCCAGCGTCGAACTGGCCGAGAACGCCGGCAAGCTGCTGGAGCAGATGGTGCCGTCGATCAAGCGCACCTCCGACCTGGTGCAGGAGATCACCGCCGCCTCCGAGGAACAGGCCTCGGGCGTGAGCCAGATCAACGCCGCGGTCGGACAGCTCAACCAGACCACGCAGCAGGCGGCGTCCAATTCCGAGGAACTGGCCGCCACCGCCGAGGAGATGAGCGGCCAGGCCGAGCAACTGCAGCAGCTGATGAGCTTCTTCAAGCTCGCCGGCGCCGCGCCGGTGCGGCGCAGCGCCGCCGCCAGCGCACGCAAGCCGCAGCCGCCGCGCGCCGCCGCGCGCAAGCCGCAGGCGCGTGCGACCGAAAGCCGGCTGGCGCTGGCCGGCGACGCGCTCGACGAAGCGTATTTCGAAACCTTCTGA
- a CDS encoding methyl-accepting chemotaxis protein has translation MSNALSLSAKLWTGACVAIALPLAATATGLTLALAPGQLLALAIGAAVLGGAVLAYVVHAVCRSLGIALTSLARFARGDFDVVMPTVRNDQACEILLGLRQVQGSVRLVSSEIQRMTAEHDAGDIDVVIDSQRFDGDFRAIADGINRMVGAHIATKKKALACVAEFGRGNFQAPLEAFPGKKAFINDTIEQVRRNLLGLIAQMNHMSAEHDAGDIDVSIDSVRFDGDFRSMADGINRMVAGHIAVKKQAMACIAEFGRGNFDAPLERFPGKKVFINDTIEQVRANLRALIHDTNLLVEAAAAGRLDVRADAQLHHGDFRRIVAGVNQTLDTVIAPLDEARMVLKAIEDGDLTRTANVACQGQLKELCDSINATVARLAQVVGEVNVNAEALASASEQVSATAQSLSHAASEQAAGVEETSAALEQMSASIAQNTENAKVTDSMAAKAAREANEGGEAVRSTVSAMKQIAQKISIIDDIAYQTNLLALNAAIEAARAGEHGKGFAVVAAEVRKLAERSQVAAQEIGDVAGSSVELAENAGKLLEQMVPSIRRTSDLVQEITAASEEQTSGVSQINSAVGQLNQTTQQAAANSEELAATAEEMSGQAEQLQQLMGFFRTNHLPPSRRLVGVPRGAGGRKTAAPARARAYGEAGLALVQPDEHHFDSF, from the coding sequence ATGTCCAACGCCCTTTCTCTCTCCGCAAAGCTATGGACCGGCGCCTGCGTCGCCATCGCGCTGCCGCTGGCGGCCACCGCCACCGGTCTGACGCTGGCGCTGGCCCCGGGCCAACTGCTGGCGCTGGCCATCGGCGCCGCCGTTCTGGGCGGCGCGGTGCTGGCCTACGTGGTGCACGCGGTCTGCCGTTCGCTGGGCATCGCGCTCACCAGTCTGGCGCGCTTCGCGCGCGGCGATTTCGACGTGGTGATGCCCACGGTGCGCAACGACCAGGCCTGCGAGATCCTGCTGGGCCTACGCCAGGTGCAGGGCAGCGTGCGCCTGGTCAGCAGCGAGATCCAGCGCATGACCGCCGAGCACGACGCCGGCGACATCGACGTGGTCATCGACAGCCAGCGCTTCGACGGCGACTTCCGCGCCATCGCCGACGGCATCAACCGCATGGTCGGTGCGCATATCGCGACCAAGAAGAAGGCTCTGGCCTGCGTGGCCGAGTTCGGTCGCGGCAACTTCCAGGCGCCGCTGGAGGCATTCCCCGGCAAGAAGGCCTTCATCAACGACACCATCGAGCAGGTGCGCCGCAACCTGCTGGGGCTGATCGCGCAGATGAACCACATGTCCGCCGAGCACGACGCCGGCGACATCGACGTGAGCATCGACAGCGTGCGCTTCGACGGCGACTTCCGCAGCATGGCCGACGGCATCAACCGCATGGTCGCCGGCCACATCGCGGTCAAGAAGCAGGCCATGGCCTGCATCGCCGAGTTCGGCCGCGGCAACTTCGACGCGCCGCTGGAGCGCTTCCCGGGCAAGAAGGTCTTCATCAACGACACCATCGAGCAGGTGCGCGCCAACCTGCGCGCGCTGATCCACGACACCAACCTGCTGGTCGAGGCCGCGGCCGCCGGCCGCCTCGACGTGCGCGCCGACGCCCAACTGCATCACGGCGATTTCCGCCGCATCGTGGCCGGCGTCAACCAGACCCTGGACACGGTGATCGCGCCGCTGGACGAAGCGCGCATGGTGCTCAAGGCGATCGAGGACGGCGACCTGACCCGTACCGCCAACGTCGCCTGCCAGGGCCAGCTGAAGGAACTGTGCGACAGCATCAACGCCACCGTCGCGCGCCTGGCGCAGGTGGTCGGCGAGGTCAACGTCAATGCCGAGGCCCTGGCCAGCGCGTCCGAGCAGGTCAGCGCCACCGCGCAGTCGCTGAGCCACGCCGCCAGCGAGCAGGCCGCCGGCGTGGAGGAGACCAGCGCGGCGCTGGAGCAGATGAGCGCTTCGATCGCGCAGAACACCGAGAACGCCAAGGTCACCGACAGCATGGCGGCCAAGGCCGCGCGCGAGGCCAACGAAGGCGGCGAGGCGGTGCGTTCCACGGTGTCGGCGATGAAGCAGATCGCGCAGAAGATCAGCATCATCGACGACATCGCCTACCAGACCAACCTGCTGGCGCTGAACGCGGCGATCGAGGCGGCGCGCGCCGGCGAACACGGCAAGGGCTTCGCCGTGGTCGCCGCGGAAGTGCGCAAGCTGGCCGAGCGCAGCCAGGTCGCCGCGCAGGAGATCGGCGACGTCGCCGGCTCCAGCGTCGAACTGGCCGAGAACGCCGGCAAGCTGCTGGAACAGATGGTGCCGTCGATCCGCCGCACCTCCGACCTGGTGCAGGAGATCACCGCCGCCTCCGAGGAACAGACCTCCGGCGTGAGCCAGATCAATTCGGCGGTCGGCCAGCTCAACCAGACCACCCAGCAGGCCGCGGCCAATTCCGAGGAACTGGCCGCCACCGCCGAGGAAATGAGCGGCCAGGCCGAACAGCTGCAGCAGTTGATGGGCTTCTTCCGCACCAACCACCTGCCGCCGTCGCGCCGGCTGGTCGGCGTGCCGCGCGGCGCCGGCGGCAGGAAGACCGCCGCCCCCGCCCGCGCGCGCGCCTACGGCGAGGCCGGGTTGGCGCTGGTGCAACCGGACGAACATCACTTCGACAGCTTCTGA
- a CDS encoding methyl-accepting chemotaxis protein: MVAGHIGVNKQAIDCVAEFGRGNFAAPLAAFPGQKAFINEVVEQVRRNLLGLIAEMRRMSEQHEAGEIDAVIDSAQFHGDFRGMAEGINRMVAGHIAVKKLALGVVAEFGRGNFDAPLAPLPGKKAFINDTIEHVRGNFKQLIAEINRMSAEHDQGDIDVVIDTARLDGDFRTMGDGINRMVAAHIAVKKLALGVVAEFGRGNFDAPLPQLPGKKAFINETVEQVRGNFKQLIAEINRMSAEHDRGDIDVVIDTARFDGDFATMGDGINHMVAAHIAVKKLAMGVVAEFGRGNFDAPLAQLPGKKAFINDTIEQARGNLRSVGDVIQVMGAIADGDLSRKVQGRYEGAFADMQRYVNATIDKLTGIVNEVNGNATTLASASEELSATAQSLSQAASEQAAGVEETSASLEQMTGSISQNSENAKVTDGMAAKAAREAAESGDAVRATVAAMKEIARKIGIIDDIAYQTNLLALNAAIEAARAGEHGKGFAVVAAEVRKLAERSQVAAHEIGEVAGSSVELAESAGRLLVEMVPSIRRTSDLVQEISAASEEQTTGVGQINCAVVQLSQTTQQSAANAEELAATAEEVSSQAEQLQALMSFFRTGPVAAPVATPLPRRAPPPPARAPRLRSFAGPAAVTATRLDEAAFETF; the protein is encoded by the coding sequence ATGGTCGCCGGGCACATCGGCGTCAACAAGCAGGCGATCGACTGCGTGGCCGAGTTCGGCCGCGGCAACTTCGCCGCGCCACTGGCGGCGTTCCCGGGCCAGAAGGCGTTCATCAACGAGGTGGTGGAGCAGGTGCGGCGCAACCTGCTGGGGCTGATCGCGGAGATGCGGCGCATGTCCGAGCAGCACGAGGCCGGCGAGATCGACGCGGTCATCGACAGCGCGCAGTTCCACGGCGACTTCCGCGGCATGGCCGAGGGCATCAACCGCATGGTCGCCGGGCACATCGCGGTCAAGAAGCTGGCGCTGGGCGTGGTCGCCGAGTTCGGCCGCGGCAATTTCGACGCGCCGCTGGCGCCGCTGCCCGGCAAGAAGGCCTTCATCAACGACACCATCGAGCACGTGCGCGGCAACTTCAAGCAGCTGATCGCCGAGATCAACCGAATGTCCGCCGAGCACGACCAGGGCGACATCGACGTGGTCATCGACACCGCGCGGCTGGACGGCGACTTCCGCACGATGGGCGACGGCATCAACCGCATGGTCGCCGCGCACATCGCGGTCAAGAAGCTGGCGCTGGGCGTGGTCGCCGAGTTCGGCCGCGGCAACTTCGATGCGCCGCTGCCGCAACTGCCGGGCAAGAAGGCCTTCATCAACGAGACCGTGGAGCAGGTGCGCGGCAACTTCAAGCAGTTGATCGCCGAGATCAACCGCATGTCCGCCGAGCACGACAGGGGCGACATCGACGTGGTCATCGACACCGCCCGCTTCGACGGCGACTTCGCCACGATGGGCGACGGCATCAACCACATGGTGGCCGCGCACATCGCGGTCAAGAAACTGGCGATGGGCGTGGTGGCCGAGTTCGGCCGCGGCAATTTCGACGCGCCGCTGGCGCAGCTGCCCGGCAAGAAGGCCTTCATCAACGACACCATCGAGCAGGCGCGCGGCAACCTGCGCAGCGTGGGCGACGTGATCCAGGTGATGGGCGCGATCGCCGACGGCGACCTCAGCCGCAAGGTGCAGGGACGCTACGAGGGCGCGTTCGCCGACATGCAGCGCTACGTCAACGCCACCATCGACAAGCTCACCGGCATCGTCAACGAGGTCAACGGCAACGCGACCACGCTGGCCAGCGCGTCGGAGGAACTGTCGGCCACCGCGCAATCGCTGAGCCAGGCGGCCAGCGAGCAGGCCGCCGGGGTCGAGGAAACCAGCGCGTCGCTGGAACAGATGACCGGATCGATCTCGCAGAATTCGGAGAACGCCAAGGTCACCGACGGCATGGCCGCCAAGGCCGCGCGCGAGGCCGCCGAGAGCGGCGACGCGGTGCGCGCCACCGTCGCGGCGATGAAGGAGATCGCCCGCAAGATCGGCATCATCGACGACATCGCCTACCAGACCAACCTGCTGGCGCTGAACGCCGCGATCGAGGCGGCGCGCGCCGGCGAGCACGGCAAGGGCTTTGCGGTGGTCGCCGCGGAGGTGCGCAAGCTGGCCGAGCGCAGCCAGGTCGCCGCGCACGAGATCGGCGAGGTCGCCGGCTCCAGCGTCGAGCTGGCGGAAAGCGCCGGCCGCCTGCTGGTGGAGATGGTGCCCTCGATCCGCCGCACCTCCGACCTGGTGCAGGAGATCAGCGCCGCGTCCGAGGAGCAGACCACCGGCGTCGGCCAGATCAACTGCGCGGTGGTCCAGCTCAGCCAGACCACGCAGCAATCGGCGGCCAACGCTGAAGAATTGGCCGCCACGGCCGAAGAAGTGAGTAGCCAGGCCGAACAGTTGCAGGCGCTCATGAGCTTCTTCCGCACCGGTCCGGTTGCTGCTCCTGTCGCGACGCCGTTGCCGCGCCGCGCGCCGCCTCCGCCCGCGCGGGCGCCGCGCCTGCGCAGCTTCGCCGGCCCGGCCGCCGTCACGGCCACGCGGCTGGACGAAGCCGCGTTCGAAACGTTCTGA
- a CDS encoding chemotaxis protein CheA: protein MNLAQLLQTFIAESRDLLEDMERNLLEAERGEAGPDAVNAIFRAAHTIKGSGGLFDLAQLVGFTHVVESVLDLVRDNTLALDTELIQLMLACCDHIRALVEAAAGADADEATLAADGAPLLARLQTYLQPAAVPVATVAAAATAATAHTGYWRIALQLFSDALRFGNSPLHLIRCLRSLGTLEAVRTRHERVPALPELDPEACYLGFDILLRSDAQQAAIEDIFEFVRDDCELHVVAVDPHGDAANLDLPLLVAEAGGHAQADDFANFGAAEPAADAPALAAPAAPAAAAAKAPAARAEGGAARAQEGGSIRVDADKLDRMIDLVGELIIAVASTGANAQRTGDAQLLESTSILAGLVEEVRESALQLRMVKIGGTFSRFHRVVHDVARELGKDIALVVNGEDTELDKSVVEKIADPLTHLVRNAMDHGIESAELRQARGKPVRGTVRLNAFHDSGSIVIQISDDGGGLNRDRILAKALERGLIEPGRNLSDRDVFALIFEPGFSTAEKVTNLSGRGVGMDVVKRNITALRGSVDIASQQDVGTTISVRLPLTLAIINGFQVGVGKSVFVVPLDVVEECVEFAPNYQSDYIDLRGGVLPFVRLRSVFGIPGAPPARESIVVIRQGTQRFGLVVDTLLGEWQTVIKPLSKVFAGVKGISGSSILGSGGVALILDVPSLLTQVEPAPDSLAA, encoded by the coding sequence ATGAATCTCGCCCAATTGCTGCAGACCTTCATCGCCGAGAGCCGCGACCTGCTCGAGGACATGGAACGCAACCTGCTGGAGGCCGAACGCGGCGAAGCCGGTCCCGACGCGGTCAACGCCATCTTCCGCGCCGCGCACACCATCAAGGGCTCCGGCGGCTTGTTCGACCTGGCGCAACTGGTGGGTTTCACCCACGTCGTGGAAAGCGTGCTCGATCTGGTCCGCGACAACACGCTGGCGCTGGACACGGAGCTGATCCAGCTGATGCTGGCCTGCTGCGACCATATCCGTGCGCTGGTGGAAGCGGCGGCCGGCGCCGATGCCGACGAAGCCACCCTGGCCGCCGACGGCGCGCCGCTGCTGGCGCGACTGCAGACCTATCTGCAGCCGGCGGCGGTCCCCGTGGCCACGGTGGCCGCCGCGGCGACGGCCGCCACGGCGCACACCGGCTACTGGCGCATTGCGCTGCAACTGTTCAGCGATGCGCTGCGCTTCGGCAACTCGCCGCTGCACCTGATCCGCTGCCTGCGCAGCCTGGGCACGCTGGAAGCGGTGCGCACCCGCCACGAACGCGTGCCGGCGCTGCCGGAACTGGACCCGGAGGCTTGCTACCTGGGCTTCGACATCCTGCTGCGCTCGGACGCGCAGCAGGCCGCGATCGAGGACATCTTCGAATTCGTCCGCGACGACTGCGAGTTGCACGTCGTCGCGGTGGATCCGCACGGCGATGCCGCCAACCTGGACCTGCCGTTGCTGGTCGCCGAAGCCGGCGGCCACGCGCAGGCCGACGATTTCGCCAACTTCGGCGCGGCCGAACCGGCTGCGGACGCCCCTGCCCTCGCCGCTCCGGCGGCGCCCGCCGCGGCGGCCGCCAAGGCGCCCGCCGCGCGTGCCGAAGGCGGCGCCGCGCGCGCGCAGGAAGGCGGCTCCATCCGCGTCGATGCCGACAAGCTCGACCGCATGATCGACCTGGTCGGCGAACTGATCATCGCCGTCGCCAGCACCGGCGCCAACGCCCAGCGCACCGGCGACGCGCAACTGCTCGAATCCACCTCGATCCTGGCCGGCCTGGTCGAGGAAGTGCGCGAAAGCGCGCTGCAACTGCGCATGGTCAAGATCGGCGGCACCTTCAGCCGTTTCCATCGCGTGGTCCACGACGTGGCGCGCGAACTGGGCAAGGACATCGCCCTGGTGGTCAACGGCGAGGACACCGAACTGGACAAGTCGGTGGTGGAGAAGATCGCCGATCCGCTGACCCACCTGGTGCGCAACGCGATGGACCACGGCATCGAATCGGCCGAGCTGCGCCAGGCGCGCGGCAAGCCGGTGCGCGGCACGGTCCGGCTCAACGCCTTCCACGATTCGGGCAGCATCGTCATCCAGATCAGCGACGACGGTGGCGGCCTCAACCGCGACCGGATCCTGGCCAAGGCGCTGGAACGCGGCCTGATCGAACCCGGCCGCAACCTGTCCGACCGCGACGTGTTCGCGCTGATCTTCGAACCGGGCTTCTCCACCGCCGAGAAGGTCACCAACCTGTCCGGCCGCGGCGTCGGCATGGACGTGGTCAAGCGCAACATCACCGCGCTGCGCGGCAGCGTGGACATCGCCAGCCAGCAGGACGTGGGCACCACCATCTCGGTGCGCCTGCCGCTGACCCTGGCGATCATCAACGGCTTCCAGGTCGGCGTCGGCAAGTCGGTGTTCGTGGTGCCGCTGGACGTGGTCGAGGAATGCGTGGAATTCGCGCCGAACTACCAGAGCGACTACATCGACCTGCGCGGCGGCGTGCTGCCGTTCGTGCGCCTGCGCTCGGTGTTCGGCATCCCCGGCGCGCCGCCGGCGCGCGAGAGCATCGTGGTCATCCGCCAGGGCACGCAGCGCTTCGGCCTGGTCGTGGACACGCTGCTGGGCGAATGGCAGACCGTGATCAAGCCGCTGTCCAAGGTGTTCGCCGGGGTCAAGGGCATCAGCGGCTCCAGCATTCTCGGCAGCGGCGGCGTCGCCCTGATTCTCGACGTGCCCTCGCTGCTGACCCAGGTCGAACCCGCTCCCGATTCGCTGGCGGCCTGA
- a CDS encoding STAS domain-containing protein codes for MHSTSPDSPPPPLQLSLEGDMTIRRAGELKPLLLPALEHPGGLHLQLQAVTEIDATGVQLLLATQAALRALGRPFQLDGCSAPVNDALDLLGLRDTLACANATFH; via the coding sequence ATGCACTCGACCTCGCCGGACTCCCCGCCTCCTCCGCTGCAACTGAGCCTGGAAGGCGACATGACCATTCGCCGCGCCGGCGAACTGAAGCCGTTGCTGCTGCCGGCGCTGGAGCATCCGGGTGGCCTGCACCTGCAGCTGCAAGCGGTGACCGAAATCGACGCCACCGGCGTGCAGCTGTTGCTGGCCACGCAGGCCGCGTTGCGCGCGCTGGGGCGTCCGTTCCAGCTCGACGGTTGCAGCGCGCCGGTCAACGACGCACTCGATCTGCTTGGCCTGCGCGACACGCTCGCGTGCGCCAACGCCACCTTCCACTGA